In Vicia villosa cultivar HV-30 ecotype Madison, WI linkage group LG7, Vvil1.0, whole genome shotgun sequence, the DNA window TCGAAATTGGATCCAACGGTAGCGAGAGTTTTGCGAGAGCATCCAACGCGGAGGCCGTGGAGGAGGACGAGGCGGAGCTTCAGTGGGCGGCGCTTTCTCGTTTACCGTCTCAGAAGCGAATCAACTACGCTGTCCTCCGCGCTTCCTCTTCCAATCGTCAACCTTCGCCGGTGAAAACCAGCACCGATGATTTAGTTGATGTGAGGAAACTGAATCGCAATACGCGTGAACTCGTAGTTAAGAAGGCGTTTGCTACCAATGCTCAGGACAATTACGCTCTCCTCTCCGCCATCAAAGAACGCATCGAGAGGTTTTTTTTTCCGGTTTCTATTATcgctatttaatttattttttttcgttttttttgttattgttcaAAATTATGGATCTGTTTGTTATTTCTGGTTCTGATAGGGTTGGAATTGAGATACCGAAGATTGAAGTTAGGTATTCGAATTTGACTGTTAGTGCTAATGTTTTAATCGGTTCACGAGCTATTCCAACTCTGCTCAATTACACTCGTGATGCGTTAGAGGTTATTTTTTGTATTTACTTCATTTCATATTTGTTTTGTTGATGCGTGCATGTGATTCTGAATATGTTATGTGATTTCACGTAGGGTATCCTAACGAAGTTGGGGTGTTTTCGACCTAAACGGCATTCCCTTACTATTTTAGATAATGTGAGCGGCGTTATAAAACCTGGAAGGTAGTTAAATATTCCTCCTTCTTCCTAGTTGTAATATTTCCTTCAATGGTTAGTTATAGTTATTGTGATTGTTACGCAACTATAAActcatgttttttttatgttttctttttcatcttctcttttTGGTCACTTTAGTAGAATAAAGTTACTTTTTATGGTTGATATACATTTGGTATTGAATTGAAACAGCGTGATAGTAATGATATTATCACGGGTGAAGAGGTTATGCATTTGACAGGTTAAGAACTTGATGTGTGCTACGTGGTGATTAATCGGGTAGCTTACTTTTTGTTACGCAGGATGACTTTGCTACTTGGACCTCCAGGTTCTGGCAAGTCCTCTTTACTAATGGCTCTAGCGGGCAAGCTTGACTCTAATCTGAAGGTGCACTCAGTATTCCCTTTAGACTGCTCTTGAATTGAATAGTTGTCCATTAAATTTTCACCCTTTCATGTCACATTATAAGTACCTAGTTAAGAAATGAAATTCAATCGGGTAGTTGTGTATTGACACTACAGGGTTGCGGTGCGGGTGacttattcaatttattttaattttttttaaatagtgaataaaaatttataataaataataaaaaaatattttattagatttttaAAATGACTAACAATTTAATACAATTTATTTGTGAAGCAGCTCTTAAATTGAAATAAATACAGTTTAATGTACATTCACAATACTGAGATTgtctcctttttacctaattaaaaaattcacttttttatTACATTCAATTATAAGCAAAGAAAAAATTGTTCTTATTTTGTTGGACCGAAGTTCTTACTCATTCAAGAGTATCTCAAGTGTCTTAAAACAATTCAGATAAATATTAAAAGTTGTTAGAGGTGTAGGACTCAGTAAAAGTGTAAATATATATTGTAATAAGTAATTGTTAATAAActgttattaaaaaaattatgatgccaaataaatataaaaaattgtagtTTAGAGAATGCAATTGTTTTCTAATTACATCACAAAAATTAACTGAAATTGATTTCTATTTTTAATCTGTTTGtaattagttaattttatttataattgagTTTTAAAGTTAGGAAAATAATGATACTACTATGAGATTTACTCATCAACATTTATCAAGCTTAAAATTCTATTTATTTCAAGTGTAAAATTTATATGATCTTTAAAATTAGATGTCTCAGTCTCACTACCGACTTTGATATCTCCCATAATTGATCTATAGAGTCAAGCCACAGGAGGCTTTGGAGCAGTCACTGGAGGTCAAGTTGAACATAATCATCGCGGATTAAAGAAAATACACTTCTCATCGTAAAATAATTGTCATACTTGCTTATTTTAcacaattcaaataaatttataagtgaagaaaaaataatactaTTCATTATTCTCATTAAAGTAATTACAATACATTTAACCGAGAATCATACATGTAATATTAATAAGAATTatacttaaaaaaataattaatattattttaaaattgaatttgacATTTATTCAAAATGTTTTTGTGTGGGTGAATACGAATGTTCGTATATGAAGTATTGAGTATATACTTTAGTTCAATGGAAAATAATAATCAATTTCTTATAATTGAAAAACTTAcggattaaaattaaaaacaattgaCAAGATAATTTGAACTGAttgataatattaaaatttaaattttattatatttttatatcattctatttaaataaaatacatttttttaaaatatttatcattttcaatttaatatttcaaattatttatcatatatatttaaaactgcaatattatttttattattgagacaataatataaaaataaaatcacataatttaaattttcatatacattttaattttcagtttgAATTCAAGGATTTGGTTGGTTTGAGGAAATAAAATCACATAATTTAAATCTCCTTTCATCTATATTGTTCCAGCGCAGCCTAACACACTTTTCTTTATCATTTATGGATCGATTTAACAACAtagattatatttttaaatttatttaatgtgatttaataatatttattgtgTTCCAGCACggcctaaaatattttttttttgtgttcaaTTAAATTATATGAGAAATACATATTTTTCGAGATAGTTTTAGAACAATCTAAAAGAAAGCAGTAtcacaaataattttatttgatatatgtgtaaaaaaaatttacattattattattaatatagaatgttaatataatattatattagtataactaaagaaaaaaaattaataatggttATTTAAGTTAGAAATACCATTAATatgatattataatggtataagTGTATCTTCCATTTAATTTTTGGAAGACTCAAAAGTAATTTTAAAAttgttgaattgatttaaaattattttaacgtATTTGATtctcttaaattaaaattatttttaccttCAAAATTAATTCTACCGATATAATTTATCTTTGATACATATTATTggacaaatatataaataaatcaaGTCTTAACGTCTAAACTATTCCTACACAACCCAATTATATATGTGCACATTTCAAAACTTTTATCCTAGCCTAGATATCTCTCTCAATATTGTTCGAGGTGGTGAAGTTAGAAGTGCAGGAAGGATCTTAACCAACAAAAAGTCGGTTTGTTGTCCGTCTCCCGTGGTCGCGTAGGATTCCAAGTATGTCTTTTTTATAGAGATCGGACAACTAGTTCCCGAAGCCGTGCCCTTACAACTCATTTATGGTTAGATGGTCGAATATCCTAGTTGGTAACCTAACGTAACAGTTTGGAGACACTCTCAAGGTCGCATGAAGGTTACGAAATTTATGGAGGAGCCTTACAAAACTTATTTGACGACAATTATGGTGACGACGAACATTATCCCAAACATTTAAGCATGTGAGTCAAAGGAGTAGCTCATTATAATCAAGAGAGTTAAAATTTATAGTATATAAAGCCCCGCAAGGCAAATAAGAAGGTATTTAAAAAATAGAGTAAAAATTACGCTGATAATAAATGAATAAGCAACACATTTCCATACATTTGTGACCTCACCTAACTAGCTTCAGGAAGGTagaccaaaaaatattttatcagaAACAGAACCTCGGTAAAACTTTCTCAAGCCActcaaaatcataaaattttttttatctcaTATTAATTGGATATTTGAATCATCTTCCAACAAGAGTGAACCTCGCACTCTGCCAGACATGATATAGTTATTGTCAATCGTTGAGACTCTGCGTTAGTAGAATAAGTCACTACAGGAGAGCGTTCACACACTTCAGCAAACTCAAAGCTTCTGGGAGGTTGACAAAAAAGTGTTTTTATCAGGAACAAATATcacattaaattttaataaaatatatgaaaaatataatataattaagaaataaatagaataaaaaatattaataaaaaagaaaatgaaatattaaattaaattaagagagataatttaaatttaaaatgagaaatcgaaaaattgataaaaaaaaagaaagttaaaagattaaaaataatagagagaatgaaaagataaaaaaaaaataagaaagagaatagattttaagaaaaataaaacttagatacaattattgtggtttatactattttccaataaaaatatgacaaatatatttaaatatcttttaaaaaataaaagaaagaaattgtATAAGTTTTCTCCttaaaaacataataataaagAATGAAAATGTAAAATATTACAAAGACTTATTTGCttctaaaaaaattgattttaattattttagtgaaagtaaAGAATATAGTTATCTATAAAATTagcattattataattaattaataatagccataaaaatatcattttcaaaCATTAATTAGTTTATCTAGTATTTTGACatagaaaattgattttgactcTAATAGTGACAAAAGAGAATAAATTGGTTCGAGTTAAGTTTTAGAAGGTTGAAATTGAAACATACTTAGTGAGAGAATAGGTTGGATCAATTTCGGTTTTTGCAAGGACCAACCATGATTCAGTCAAAAACTTCAAGCTTtatgtatattaaaaaaaaaaactataaataaatTGATTCAAATACAAAAAACCATAAATTAGTAAGAAAAACTTGTTTACAAACATAGTATTTCATTTGATCAAGCAAGCAGATACACTAGTTAAATAAACTAAAAATTGGTTTATTTGTATGACCAAACAGAATCCATTTctctgtgtgtttttttttttttttgggtgagTGATTGTGCAAATCCCTATTCTCTACGTATGATCAAACAAATGAAAAAGATTTGCCCTTCTAAATCTGAATACCCAGATATATATGATTCTGGGATGGGATTTGGGAGTGTATATGAAGCAATAGTTTCTTGGTGTTCGGATGTGTTACCCAACATTTCGggtttttgttgtttgtttgtaatTCCGGTACTTCTCTCAGATAACACTTTCACAATTCATAAGTCATTATGGAATGCAGACCATCTCCGAAAACCCATGTTGACATGTGTATCTCTCACTCAGTTTCTTTTCACTATTTTCCCCCTCACAGAAAACTGGTAGTATAACATACAACGGCCATGAGATAGATGAGTTTTATGTTAGAAGGACTGCTGCATATATTAGTCAAACAGATAATCACATTCCAGAACTGACAGTGAGAGAAACTATGGACTTTGGTGCTAGATGTCAAGGTGCACAAGAAGGTTTTGCAGGTATACTTCCTTTGTTATTCTAAAAATGgattttacatatttttttataatagatTTTCTACCAAAATGCATTTAAGAACTTTAATTTACTACtgcttaatatattttttataacagATTCCCTTTCCTTTTAATCTTTCAACTTTTTCTACAGCATATACAAAAGATCTGGGCCGTCTAGAGAATGAAATGAATATCCGGCCAAGTCCAGAAATTGACGCATTTATGAAGGTTATCTTCTTAAATTTGTAATATTGTATGTATGATAGTATTCATTCCCCTCTATATTCAGGGCTTCCCTAATATTGTCTTGTGTGAAACTATTGACTCTGCAGGCATCCTCTGTAGGGGGTAAAAAGCACAGTGTGAACACTGATTACATTTTGAAGGTTCTTGGTCTCGATATATGTTCAGATACAATAGTTGGTAACGACATGGTCAGGGGAGTCTCCGGGGGCCAAAGAAAGAGAGTTACAACAGGTTTGTTGCCCTTCTTCTGCAATtacgtttatttgtttttaacatCTAATGCTTGTCCCTATCGGATATACTCCTATTTTCCCCCTTCGAGAACCCTTTAAAGGCTTAGTGAACATATCAATCAATTGGTCTTCATACTTGACGAAATCCGTGGTTATTTCTCCCTGTTCATGGAAAACCTAATTGTGCgctttgataccatgttaaataaTGTGGTTTTAGGCCTAACTCGATCATATAAAACTTGCTTATAggatgaggattgcccccacttataaatacatgttcaggccatatattgttcaatgtgagactcttaacatacCCCTCACGGCCAAGACTAGACAAGGACAATTGGAGCatgaaaataaatggtgggtggctcgATAGCGGAAACCTGATAGCAGGGGACCCATTGGATCTTAAACctagctctgataccatattgaaATCCTATTTTCTGTATATTATTGTGTCTAATGAAATCAGACCGAGTGTATATTTATAATCATATAAACTGTGCACAATAGGTAATGTCATCAATATAACTTATACAATATTAATGTTAATCAATTCCAATTGATTCTAACGGATTCTTAACATTTTTAATCAACAAATGTATAATAAATATTTGGTGAGACTTGTCAAAAAAAGAAGTGCTTGGTtatcatttataattttttttacattggtTAGAAGTATAGAAATAGGGGAAGATGCATTTCCCTTTAAAGGTTAATGCATTGTTGCTCTTACTGAGACATGTTTCTGGGGAAGGTGCTATTATATTACTTTCGGATTTGTAAGGCATAGCTGAAGACAAAAATCAGTATATTTTATAATCTTGTTAACGTCATCTGAACTAGAAGACCTGAAATACTGTGATGAGTGATGACTCTGATTTAAGTCGTGTGGTTGCAGCAACCAATGACATCTCATATTGTATCTTTTAGGAGAAATGATCGTTGGTCCTAGAAAAACACTATTTATGGACGAAATATCAACTGGGCTTGATAGCTCTACTACATTCCAGATTGTGAAATGCATAAAGAATTTTGTTCATCAGATGGAGGCAACAGTACTCATGGCTCTCCTTCAGCCTGCTCCTGAAACATTTGAGCTCTTTGATGACCTGGTGCTTCTGTCGGAAGGGCATGTAATATATGAAGGCCCTCGAGAAGATGTGCTTGAATTTTTTGAGTCAATAGGTTTTCAACTTCCACCACGTAAGGGGATTGCAGACTTCCTTCAGGAGGTATATGTATAAATAATATTGTCTAAACATACTCTTAGGGTCAAGAGCTTCATATGAATCTTGTTTAACTTCTTATCTTTTGTCAGGTCACCTCTAAAAAGGATCAGGCACAGTACTGGGCTGATCCTTCTAAACCATATGAATTTATCTCAGTTCATGAGATTGCAGAAGCCTTTAGAAAATCTAGATTTGGAAGGTATATTGACTCCTTACAGGCACATCCATACGATAAATCAAAGTGCCACCCTTCAGCTTTGGCTCAAAAAAAATATGCTGTGTCAAAATTGGAGGTCACAAAAGCTTGCTTTAATCGAGAAGTCCTTTTGATCAAAAGACATAGTTTCCTTTATGTTTTTAGAACCTTCCAGGTATTTTTTATTAGATACTGTATTTAAACTTGCTCTTTggactattttttatttatttcaaaattgaaaagatcctattattattatctttatgaAGTCTATATTATCAAGTATCAACTTATTTTGTAAGTTGTTgacttatttatatattttatcatgTTGCCCCAGGTTGCTTTTGTTGGATTCGTTACATGTACAGTATTCCTACGAACAAGGCTGCATCCCACAGATGAGGTTTTTGGGAATCTTTATCTTTCTGCTCTATTTTTTGGGCTTGTTCACATGATGTTTAATGGGTTCTCTGAGTTGCCTTTGATGATAAGCCGGCTCCCAATATTTTACAAGCAAAGAGATAATTTATTCTATCCTGCATGGGCATGGTCTCTTACCAGTTGGATTCTCCGTGTACCTTACTCCGTTATTGAGGCTTTTATATGGAGTGCTGTTGTATATTACACTGTTGGATTTGCCCCTGCTGCGGGAAGGTATCTTAAATTTATTGCatctttctattaaaaaaattatttttaccttCTTAGTCATTGAATTTTTAAATGTTTCAGGTTTTTTCGCTACATGTTTATACTTTTTATAGTGCACCAAATGGCATTAGGTCTTTTCGGGATGATGGCTGCTATTGCAAGAGATATGGTTCTTGCCAATACATTTGGCTCAGCTGCACTGCTGACTATATTTTTGCTTGGAGGATTTATTGTACCTAAAGGTAGGCACTGACCCACATACTGCTAGAGAATTGCAAACCATATTGTTGTTAGTTATTTGGTTGTTATTTCTTCAGGAATGATTAAGCCATGGTGGATTTGGGGCTACTATTTGTCACCTCTTACCTATGGACAAACTGCAATTACAGTTAATGAATTTACTGCTACCCGATGGATGAAGGTATTATATTTGGCATGTGTAACTTATTAATTTTCTGCCAAtgaattcatgtgttaatatactGTCAAGGACTAACTCCACGGAGAAAATTTTGTGAGTAATTTCCAATACCTTTTCACCTGATTTCCCTTTGGTCATTAAGCATGGTCAAAGTTTAGTAGGCCCGTTATAATTTGGGCTAAAACCTGATTTTGTATTATAAAGAATATAAATTTTGACATGGACTAGAATTTTGACCATCTGATTATGTAGACTCTATTGCCATGCAAACAATCAACTAATCAAAATCTTAAGACGAAAAAATGAATATTATAcgtgatttttattttaaatggttTTGTAGCATATTTatgaattataatattaattattgtctGCAGAAATCAGCAATTGGGAACAACACAGTTGGTTACAACATCCTCATTTCACACAACATACCAGTTGATGATTACTGGTATTGGGTTGGTGCTGGAATTTTAATGCTCTATGCAGTTTTTTTCCATAGTATGGTCACTTTGTCCTTGGCCTATCTGAATCGTAAGTTTTGAATATTATTTTCCCCAGTTTTTCCATTTAAGAGCCTGCACTCCTTCCATTTATGTCATTCATTATGATATCCggttttttttcttacttttaatACAGCACTTCAAAAGGCTCGCACAGTTATTCCTCAGGATGATGGCTCAGGAAAGAATTCTTCTGGAGATGGTAGTGAGCTTGATATTATTTTGCTTGAATAAATATCTATTATCTACTTCACTTTGATGGACCGTACATATTTAAAGATAGATAATGTATTGACCTAAAATGTCGCACAATACTTGAATTGGCTATGCAGTTAGTAATCAGGTCCATGAAATGAGTACCGATTCCAGGACTACGAAAGATAAAAGTGATATGAAGGGAATGATTCTTCCATTTCAACCATTGACAATGACATTCCATAATGTCAATTATTATGTTGATATGCCAAAGGTAAGGGCATTTGTAATTTCTGATTCCATAAAATACTGTCTATATATGTAATGATATAAGCACCATAAAAATTAGCAGATGTATTTTTCATTAACTAGTTCAGAAGGACGTTTTTACAGGAAATAAGAAAGCAAGGCATACCTGAAACAAGGTTGCAACTCTTAACAGATGTGAGCGGAGTTTTCTCACCGGGTGTCCTTACAGCATTAGTGGGGTCTAGTGGAGCTGGAAAGACCACATTGATGGATGTACTTGCTGGCAGGAAAACTGGAGGATATATCGAAGGGAACATCAAAATATCAGGTTACCCAAAAGAGCAACGGACATTTGCTAGAATATCCGGAtatgttgaacaaaatgataTACATTCTCCTCAAGTTACAATTGAGGAGTCTCTGTGGTTTTCTGCATCTCTTCGTCTTCCCAAGGAAATCAGCATTGATAAAAGACGTGTAATTTGTTTTCGTAACACATTGTATCATCTGATTTGAGCATTGAAATTTACAGACTTTAACTAGCTGAAATATTTTACAGGAATTTGTTGAACAAGTGATGAAACTAGTTGAGCTTGATTCTTTGAGACATGCTTTGGTTGGTATGCCAGGTAGTTCAGGCTTATCAACAGAGCAGAGAAAGAGATTAACTATTGCAGTGGAGCTTGTTGCAAACccttctattatttttatggacGAGCCTACATCTGGACTTGATGCGCGTGCTGCAGCTATTGTTATGCGAACTGTTCGCAACACTGTTGATACTGGAAGGACAGTGGTTTGCACAATACATCAACCAAGTATTGATATTTTTGAAGCATTTGATGATGTTAGTTCAATCATGTCTTCTGTCAGTTTATTGTTTTGATATCTAATAGTGCACTTATTTCTGCATTTGCTTTTGCTGCCCAGTTACTTCTTATGAAACGCGGGGGACAAGTTATTTATGGAGGAAAGATTGGTGAGCATTCACGGATATTGATAGACTATTTTCAGGTGATGACTTTAGAACTTATTACTATTAGTGTTAGTACTACTACTATTCCTATTATTGTTACCACTACATCTGTGGTTTTTACTCATCGATCGTGATTATCAGTACACCCAGGTGCAAACTTGACCAATGAAACTTAAGATCCCACAATCTTTTTTTCAGCTTACAATGAAAATGGCACCATTCAGTGCTGCATGCTACGAATAATTTACTCCTTATCCTTagactttgtttgcgagttttGAGGGAAGAAAAATGTGAGCTTTGGAGGAAGGGGAGTAGACggaaaaaaagagaaattttcCATAGTTTTTGAAAGAATGCTTTTGTAGAGAGTGATAAATGTATGTTtaccattaatatatttttaattttatgagTATCATAATAATATAGATCGAATTTGAAGAATTTACTAAAACCTTCAAAAACTCTACAAAATCCTCTTTCGATACAATTTTTCAGCTCCCCATTTTAAGGGGATTTTAtaatataaagaaaaacaaaCCCCCCAAATCCCTCCTCTCCCAATTCTTTCCACTTCTCCTTCCTTTATTTCAAAATGCTCCCTTTCCCTCTCCTCCTAAACTCTCAAACAACGCGTTAGTGTCTCTCCTAAGTGTCTATCTTGTGCACACAACTTGTCTGCTTTCTACAACTGCATGAAAACATCCTGTTTTTCTTTATATCTAGTTTTGTTCTCCGACTTCTTTCTATTCTGTGAAATATTAGGCTTGAATAATGATTATCCTTTTCTAGAAGTTAGATATTTATAAGCTTAGATCTGATCACAAGAAGATCGATGAGGTTCACAAATGAGGTGATGAACCAGGATCCTATAGCGTACTCCGGTGTAGTTTGGTGTCACGGTGCTCTGGTCTAGCGGCCGAGATACTTGCAAATACTCCGACACCCAAATAGAAGACGGTCGAAGGTGAGAGGTATTCAGGATTAGAATAGTGTGTACCTAAATATGAGGCCTTCATTAGGCAGGCCTTATAGTGAGGCCGGGGTTTAGTCTCTAGAACCTTTTCCCGAGGGGCATCTGTCCCAGGAGACAGGTGTCCTCATTGCTTTGTGGAGCATTGAGCTCTTTACCACCTGGATCGGTCCCTGTTTTGAGCCTTTCTGGAACAGGCATCGGCTTAGATTGGAACAGGAGCTATGAGCAGAGTAGTTCAGAATATACATAGTGGAATTAGGTCTTTCTTTTATCGATACATGATTTGGAGTTGTGTGGGAAAGTAGAGAATACTTACAACAGAACAAAGAGTGAGAAAGGGAATAGAAAGAGAATTAAGACAGTGGAGAACGAAGGAGGAGTGCATCGTTTATTAAAGAAAACATACTTTTATAGTCTAGATTTATATTCTCATCTTCtatttgttttttctaacaaGTATGACCCAGAAA includes these proteins:
- the LOC131620727 gene encoding ABC transporter G family member 31-like isoform X1, whose translation is MAASDGSEFFEIGSNGSESFARASNAEAVEEDEAELQWAALSRLPSQKRINYAVLRASSSNRQPSPVKTSTDDLVDVRKLNRNTRELVVKKAFATNAQDNYALLSAIKERIERVGIEIPKIEVRYSNLTVSANVLIGSRAIPTLLNYTRDALEGILTKLGCFRPKRHSLTILDNVSGVIKPGRMTLLLGPPGSGKSSLLMALAGKLDSNLKKTGSITYNGHEIDEFYVRRTAAYISQTDNHIPELTVRETMDFGARCQGAQEGFAAYTKDLGRLENEMNIRPSPEIDAFMKASSVGGKKHSVNTDYILKVLGLDICSDTIVGNDMVRGVSGGQRKRVTTGEMIVGPRKTLFMDEISTGLDSSTTFQIVKCIKNFVHQMEATVLMALLQPAPETFELFDDLVLLSEGHVIYEGPREDVLEFFESIGFQLPPRKGIADFLQEVTSKKDQAQYWADPSKPYEFISVHEIAEAFRKSRFGRYIDSLQAHPYDKSKCHPSALAQKKYAVSKLEVTKACFNREVLLIKRHSFLYVFRTFQVAFVGFVTCTVFLRTRLHPTDEVFGNLYLSALFFGLVHMMFNGFSELPLMISRLPIFYKQRDNLFYPAWAWSLTSWILRVPYSVIEAFIWSAVVYYTVGFAPAAGRFFRYMFILFIVHQMALGLFGMMAAIARDMVLANTFGSAALLTIFLLGGFIVPKGMIKPWWIWGYYLSPLTYGQTAITVNEFTATRWMKKSAIGNNTVGYNILISHNIPVDDYWYWVGAGILMLYAVFFHSMVTLSLAYLNPLQKARTVIPQDDGSGKNSSGDVSNQVHEMSTDSRTTKDKSDMKGMILPFQPLTMTFHNVNYYVDMPKEIRKQGIPETRLQLLTDVSGVFSPGVLTALVGSSGAGKTTLMDVLAGRKTGGYIEGNIKISGYPKEQRTFARISGYVEQNDIHSPQVTIEESLWFSASLRLPKEISIDKRREFVEQVMKLVELDSLRHALVGMPGSSGLSTEQRKRLTIAVELVANPSIIFMDEPTSGLDARAAAIVMRTVRNTVDTGRTVVCTIHQPSIDIFEAFDDLLLMKRGGQVIYGGKIGEHSRILIDYFQGIGGIPPIPSGYNPATWVLEVTTPAIEEKIGSDFAAIYKNSAQFRGVESSILEFEHPPAGSEPLKFDTMFSQNSLSQFFLCLWKQNLVYWRSPAYNAMRLYFTTISALIFGSVFWDVGSKRATTQELFVLMGALYSACLFLGVNNASSVQPIVSIERTVFYREKAAGMYSPLPYAAAQGLIEIPYIAVQTLVFGLITYFMVNFEKTPGKFFLYLLFMFLTFTYFTFYGMMAVGFTASQQLAAVISSAFYSLWNLLSGFLIPKASIPDWWIWFYYICPVQWTLRGIITSQLGDVETTIEGPGFKGTVKEYISATLGYDQKINGISSVGLSVIVLLAFNILFFGSFATSVKLFNFQKR
- the LOC131620727 gene encoding ABC transporter G family member 31-like isoform X2, encoding MIKQMKKICPSKSEYPDIYDSGMGFGSVYEAIVSWCSDVLPNISGFCCLFVIPKTGSITYNGHEIDEFYVRRTAAYISQTDNHIPELTVRETMDFGARCQGAQEGFAAYTKDLGRLENEMNIRPSPEIDAFMKASSVGGKKHSVNTDYILKVLGLDICSDTIVGNDMVRGVSGGQRKRVTTGEMIVGPRKTLFMDEISTGLDSSTTFQIVKCIKNFVHQMEATVLMALLQPAPETFELFDDLVLLSEGHVIYEGPREDVLEFFESIGFQLPPRKGIADFLQEVTSKKDQAQYWADPSKPYEFISVHEIAEAFRKSRFGRYIDSLQAHPYDKSKCHPSALAQKKYAVSKLEVTKACFNREVLLIKRHSFLYVFRTFQVAFVGFVTCTVFLRTRLHPTDEVFGNLYLSALFFGLVHMMFNGFSELPLMISRLPIFYKQRDNLFYPAWAWSLTSWILRVPYSVIEAFIWSAVVYYTVGFAPAAGRFFRYMFILFIVHQMALGLFGMMAAIARDMVLANTFGSAALLTIFLLGGFIVPKGMIKPWWIWGYYLSPLTYGQTAITVNEFTATRWMKKSAIGNNTVGYNILISHNIPVDDYWYWVGAGILMLYAVFFHSMVTLSLAYLNPLQKARTVIPQDDGSGKNSSGDVSNQVHEMSTDSRTTKDKSDMKGMILPFQPLTMTFHNVNYYVDMPKEIRKQGIPETRLQLLTDVSGVFSPGVLTALVGSSGAGKTTLMDVLAGRKTGGYIEGNIKISGYPKEQRTFARISGYVEQNDIHSPQVTIEESLWFSASLRLPKEISIDKRREFVEQVMKLVELDSLRHALVGMPGSSGLSTEQRKRLTIAVELVANPSIIFMDEPTSGLDARAAAIVMRTVRNTVDTGRTVVCTIHQPSIDIFEAFDDLLLMKRGGQVIYGGKIGEHSRILIDYFQGIGGIPPIPSGYNPATWVLEVTTPAIEEKIGSDFAAIYKNSAQFRGVESSILEFEHPPAGSEPLKFDTMFSQNSLSQFFLCLWKQNLVYWRSPAYNAMRLYFTTISALIFGSVFWDVGSKRATTQELFVLMGALYSACLFLGVNNASSVQPIVSIERTVFYREKAAGMYSPLPYAAAQGLIEIPYIAVQTLVFGLITYFMVNFEKTPGKFFLYLLFMFLTFTYFTFYGMMAVGFTASQQLAAVISSAFYSLWNLLSGFLIPKASIPDWWIWFYYICPVQWTLRGIITSQLGDVETTIEGPGFKGTVKEYISATLGYDQKINGISSVGLSVIVLLAFNILFFGSFATSVKLFNFQKR